From Pusillibacter faecalis, one genomic window encodes:
- the ppdK gene encoding pyruvate, phosphate dikinase → MSKKYCYLFTEGNANMRELLGGKGANLAEMTNIGLPVPQGFTITTEACTQYYEDGQRINDDICAEILQYIEKMEGITGKKFGDLENPLLVSVRSGARASMPGMMDTILNLGLNETVVEVLAKKSGNPRWAWDCYRRFIQMYSDVVMEVGKKYFEQLIDQMKERKGVTQDVELTAEDLKELAGQFKSEYKAKVGQDFPSDPKEQLMGAVKAVFRSWDNPRANVYRRDNDIPYSWGTAVNVQSMAFGNMGDDCGTGVAFTRNPATGEKKLFGEFLTNAQGEDVVAGVRTPMPISQMAEKFPAAFAQFQDVCKILEDHYHDMQDMEFTVENNKLYMLQTRNGKRTPAAALKIACDLVDEGQITEKQAVAMIEPRSLDTLLHPQFDAVALKKSEAIGKALGASPGAASGKIVFTAEDAKAWAERGEKVVLVRLETSPEDIEGMKAAQGILTVRGGMTSHAAVVARGMGKCCVSGCGDIKMDEENKQFVLSGKTYKEGDWISLDGSTGSIYAGAIPTVDASIGGEFGRVMGWADKYRRLQVRTNADTPHDAAQARKFGAQGIGLCRTEHMFFDEDRIPAIREMICSDNVEQREKALSKLEPMQQSDFEGIYEAMEGCPVTIRFLDPPLHEFLPTDEADIELLAKDMGKTVADIKSIIASLHEFNPMMGHRGCRLAVTYPEIAAMQTRAVIKAALNVQARHPEWNMVPEIMIPLVGEVKELKYVKSVVVKTADEIIASAGSDMKYLVGTMIEIPRAALTADEIAKEADFFSFGTNDLTQMTFGFSRDDAGKFLDAYYDRKIYENDPFAKLDQAGVGRLVEMACKLGRSTNPELHLGICGEHGGDPSSVEFCHRTGLDYVSCSPFRVPIARLAAAQAAIKESK, encoded by the coding sequence ATGAGCAAGAAGTACTGCTACCTGTTCACTGAGGGCAACGCAAACATGCGGGAGCTTTTAGGCGGCAAAGGCGCGAACCTGGCCGAGATGACCAACATCGGCCTGCCTGTGCCCCAGGGCTTCACCATCACCACCGAGGCCTGTACCCAGTATTACGAGGACGGCCAGAGGATCAATGACGATATCTGCGCGGAGATTCTCCAATACATTGAGAAAATGGAGGGCATCACCGGCAAAAAGTTCGGCGACCTGGAAAATCCCCTGCTGGTCTCCGTCCGCTCCGGCGCCCGGGCCTCCATGCCCGGCATGATGGACACCATCCTGAACCTGGGCCTGAACGAAACGGTGGTGGAGGTCCTGGCCAAGAAGTCCGGTAATCCCCGCTGGGCCTGGGACTGCTACCGCCGCTTTATCCAGATGTACTCCGACGTGGTGATGGAGGTGGGCAAGAAGTACTTTGAGCAGCTCATCGACCAGATGAAGGAGCGCAAGGGCGTCACTCAGGACGTGGAGCTGACCGCGGAGGATCTCAAGGAGCTGGCCGGCCAGTTCAAGTCAGAGTACAAGGCCAAGGTGGGGCAGGACTTCCCCTCCGATCCCAAGGAGCAGCTCATGGGCGCCGTCAAGGCCGTGTTCCGCTCTTGGGACAACCCCCGGGCCAACGTCTACCGCCGCGACAACGACATCCCCTACTCCTGGGGCACCGCCGTCAACGTCCAGTCCATGGCCTTCGGCAACATGGGCGACGACTGCGGCACCGGCGTGGCCTTCACCCGCAACCCCGCCACCGGCGAGAAGAAGCTCTTCGGTGAATTTTTGACCAACGCCCAGGGCGAGGACGTGGTGGCCGGCGTGCGGACTCCCATGCCTATCAGCCAGATGGCCGAGAAGTTCCCCGCCGCTTTCGCCCAGTTCCAGGATGTGTGCAAAATTCTGGAGGATCACTATCACGATATGCAGGATATGGAGTTCACTGTGGAGAACAACAAGCTCTATATGCTCCAGACCCGCAACGGCAAGCGCACCCCCGCCGCCGCGCTGAAGATCGCCTGTGATCTGGTGGATGAGGGCCAGATCACGGAGAAGCAGGCTGTTGCCATGATCGAGCCCCGCTCTCTGGACACCCTGCTCCATCCCCAGTTCGACGCCGTGGCCCTGAAAAAGAGCGAGGCCATCGGCAAGGCGCTGGGCGCCTCCCCCGGCGCTGCCTCCGGCAAGATCGTCTTCACCGCTGAGGACGCCAAGGCCTGGGCTGAGCGGGGCGAGAAGGTGGTCCTGGTGCGTCTGGAGACCTCTCCCGAGGACATCGAGGGCATGAAGGCCGCCCAGGGCATCCTGACCGTTCGCGGCGGCATGACCTCCCACGCCGCCGTGGTGGCCCGGGGCATGGGCAAGTGTTGTGTCTCTGGCTGCGGCGACATCAAGATGGACGAGGAAAACAAGCAGTTCGTCCTCTCCGGCAAGACCTACAAAGAGGGCGACTGGATCTCCCTGGATGGCTCCACCGGCAGCATCTATGCCGGGGCCATCCCCACGGTGGACGCCTCCATCGGCGGCGAGTTCGGCCGGGTCATGGGCTGGGCCGACAAATATCGCCGTCTCCAGGTCCGCACCAATGCCGACACCCCCCACGACGCCGCCCAGGCCCGGAAGTTCGGCGCTCAGGGCATCGGCCTGTGCCGGACCGAGCACATGTTCTTTGACGAGGACCGCATCCCCGCCATCCGGGAGATGATCTGTTCTGACAATGTGGAGCAGCGGGAGAAAGCCCTCAGCAAGCTGGAGCCCATGCAGCAGTCCGACTTTGAGGGCATCTACGAGGCCATGGAGGGCTGCCCCGTCACCATCCGCTTCCTGGACCCCCCGCTGCACGAGTTCCTGCCCACCGACGAGGCTGACATCGAGCTGCTGGCCAAGGATATGGGCAAGACCGTTGCCGACATCAAGTCCATCATCGCCTCCCTCCACGAGTTCAACCCCATGATGGGCCACCGGGGTTGCCGCCTGGCCGTCACCTACCCGGAGATTGCCGCCATGCAGACCCGGGCCGTCATTAAGGCCGCGCTGAATGTCCAAGCCCGGCACCCCGAGTGGAACATGGTTCCCGAAATCATGATCCCCCTGGTGGGCGAGGTCAAGGAGCTCAAATATGTTAAGAGCGTGGTGGTCAAGACCGCTGACGAGATTATCGCCTCCGCTGGCTCCGATATGAAGTATCTGGTTGGTACCATGATTGAGATCCCCCGCGCGGCTCTCACCGCCGATGAGATTGCCAAGGAGGCCGACTTCTTCTCCTTCGGCACCAACGACCTCACTCAGATGACCTTTGGCTTCAGCCGTGACGACGCAGGCAAGTTCCTGGACGCCTACTATGACCGCAAGATCTACGAGAACGATCCCTTCGCCAAGCTGGACCAGGCGGGCGTGGGCCGGCTGGTGGAGATGGCCTGCAAGCTGGGCCGCTCCACGAACCCGGAGCTGCACCTGGGTATCTGCGGCGAGCACGGCGGCGATCCCTCCTCCGTGGAGTTCTGCCACCGCACGGGCCTGGACTATGTGTCCTGCTCTCCCTTCCGGGTGCCCATCGCACGCCTTGCCGCCGCGCAGGCAGCCATCAAGGAATCCAAATAA
- a CDS encoding COG2426 family protein: protein MPFLETMPGELLLTFGTAMVPVLELRGAIPVGVAAGLPPALACGAAILGNMVPVPFIMLLIRRIFDWLRQTALFGPKIEWLERRAHLKGRLVRKYRLPGLIILVAIPLPGTGAWTGALVAALLDIRMRHALPAIFLGVAIAGALVTAVTMGVVHLF from the coding sequence ATGCCTTTTTTGGAGACGATGCCAGGAGAACTATTGCTGACCTTTGGAACCGCCATGGTTCCGGTGCTGGAGCTGCGGGGAGCCATTCCCGTGGGCGTGGCGGCGGGTCTGCCGCCTGCTTTGGCCTGCGGTGCGGCCATCCTTGGCAATATGGTGCCGGTGCCATTCATCATGCTGCTGATTCGCAGGATTTTTGACTGGCTGCGGCAGACAGCCCTGTTTGGACCGAAGATCGAATGGCTGGAACGCCGCGCCCACTTGAAGGGGCGGCTGGTGCGTAAGTACCGGCTGCCGGGGCTGATCATTCTGGTGGCCATTCCCCTGCCGGGGACCGGCGCATGGACCGGCGCTCTGGTGGCGGCGCTGCTGGACATCCGGATGCGCCACGCCCTGCCTGCCATTTTCCTGGGAGTGGCCATTGCGGGGGCTCTGGTCACGGCGGTGACGATGGGCGTGGTACACCTTTTTTGA
- a CDS encoding PSP1 domain-containing protein — MTEVISVRFRSGCKNYYFDPQGLTVKMGEQVIVETAQGLEYATCTQGNHEVEDSAVVTPLSPVVRMATEGDRRTVDNNRRRESEAFDICEKKIAEHGLDMKLVNVLVSFDGSKIVFYFTADGRVDFRELVRDLAGVFRARIELRQIGVRDEAKMIGGLGICGRPFCCSQFLDGFLPVSIKMAKTQNLSLNPTKISGTCGRLMCCLKYEQNAYEDAAKRMPKVESFVQTPDGPGNVKSVDLLRETMKVSLDSAPEAPKCYHNCEVCVLRNGKGSRDGIAVPAERPSRYVEEQEEEFLEDQRLTMPFYMTSALEEAPMREKIGGPESGEGGKPRRRHRGGRHRGKSGAPKAEQPKEKTPPKQPKAEQQAEAKTSDEGAKRRRPRHRGGRRRKSGEPPKGE; from the coding sequence TTGACAGAAGTAATCAGCGTTCGCTTTCGCAGCGGATGTAAAAATTATTATTTTGATCCCCAGGGCCTCACAGTCAAAATGGGGGAACAGGTGATCGTGGAGACCGCGCAGGGGCTGGAATACGCCACCTGCACTCAGGGCAACCACGAGGTAGAGGACAGCGCTGTGGTCACACCCCTGAGCCCGGTGGTGCGGATGGCCACGGAGGGCGACCGCCGCACGGTGGACAACAATCGCCGGCGGGAGAGTGAGGCATTTGATATCTGCGAGAAGAAGATCGCAGAGCACGGCTTGGATATGAAGCTGGTGAACGTGCTGGTCAGCTTTGACGGCAGTAAAATTGTCTTTTACTTTACTGCGGACGGAAGAGTGGATTTCCGGGAGCTGGTGCGGGATTTGGCCGGTGTGTTCCGGGCCAGGATCGAGCTGCGGCAGATCGGCGTGCGGGACGAGGCCAAGATGATCGGAGGCCTTGGAATCTGTGGGCGGCCGTTTTGCTGCTCCCAGTTTCTGGATGGCTTTTTGCCCGTGTCCATCAAGATGGCCAAAACACAGAACCTCAGCCTGAATCCCACCAAGATCTCCGGCACCTGCGGGCGGCTGATGTGCTGTTTGAAATACGAACAGAACGCCTATGAGGACGCTGCCAAGCGGATGCCGAAGGTGGAGAGCTTTGTCCAGACGCCGGACGGCCCCGGCAATGTCAAAAGTGTGGATTTGCTGCGGGAGACCATGAAAGTAAGCCTGGACTCCGCACCGGAGGCGCCGAAGTGTTATCACAACTGTGAGGTCTGCGTTCTGCGTAACGGCAAGGGCAGCCGGGATGGGATTGCCGTTCCCGCGGAGCGGCCCAGCCGGTATGTGGAGGAGCAGGAAGAGGAGTTTTTGGAGGATCAGCGCCTCACCATGCCATTTTACATGACCTCCGCATTGGAGGAAGCTCCGATGCGGGAGAAGATCGGCGGGCCGGAGAGCGGCGAGGGCGGGAAACCCCGCCGCCGCCATCGGGGCGGCCGGCACCGCGGCAAGAGCGGCGCGCCCAAAGCGGAGCAGCCTAAGGAGAAAACTCCGCCTAAGCAGCCGAAGGCGGAACAGCAGGCAGAAGCAAAAACTTCCGACGAGGGTGCGAAGCGTCGCCGGCCCCGCCACCGGGGCGGCCGCCGCCGCAAAAGCGGAGAGCCGCCCAAGGGCGAATAG
- a CDS encoding HAD-IIB family hydrolase: MGKFTGVLLASDYDNTLLDTESARRSGGEAPRVSERNQAALRYFMEQGGRFAVATGRALAALEHFVDEIPMNAPAIICNGAALYDFSAREYLDYILLNRDLCRRCQELLLASPTTAAEAYPLLESVIHAVRPNAYTRQHEHLTHTTVREDASLLEVPQPLTKVIFEDEHAALEALRDRLLAQPWIQECEMAFSAANLLELTGRGASKGGMVRRLAARLEIPMDHVYCVGDEANDITMLRAAAQGFAPANCVDAVRACGATLVADCRHDALAEVVDILDQRYR; encoded by the coding sequence ATGGGGAAATTCACAGGCGTACTGCTGGCCAGCGACTATGACAACACCCTCCTGGACACGGAGAGCGCCCGCCGGAGCGGCGGGGAGGCGCCGCGGGTTTCAGAGCGGAATCAGGCGGCCCTGCGGTATTTCATGGAACAGGGCGGCCGTTTTGCGGTGGCCACCGGCCGGGCCCTGGCGGCACTGGAGCACTTTGTGGACGAGATTCCCATGAACGCCCCGGCCATCATCTGCAACGGCGCGGCGCTGTATGATTTCTCCGCCCGGGAGTATCTGGATTATATTCTGCTGAACAGGGATCTCTGCCGGCGATGCCAGGAGCTGCTGCTGGCCTCTCCCACCACTGCGGCGGAGGCATACCCCCTGCTGGAGAGCGTGATTCACGCCGTCCGGCCCAACGCCTATACCCGCCAGCATGAGCATCTGACCCACACCACGGTGCGGGAGGATGCGTCGTTGCTGGAGGTACCCCAGCCGCTGACGAAGGTGATTTTTGAGGACGAGCACGCCGCTCTGGAGGCGCTGCGGGACCGGCTTCTTGCACAGCCATGGATACAGGAGTGCGAGATGGCCTTCTCCGCAGCCAATCTGCTGGAGCTGACTGGCAGGGGAGCCAGTAAGGGCGGCATGGTCCGGCGGCTGGCGGCGCGGCTGGAGATCCCCATGGACCACGTGTACTGCGTGGGGGATGAGGCCAACGACATCACCATGCTGCGGGCGGCCGCCCAGGGATTTGCACCAGCCAACTGCGTGGATGCCGTCCGTGCGTGCGGCGCCACACTGGTGGCGGACTGCCGGCATGACGCCCTGGCAGAGGTTGTGGACATTTTAGATCAGCGATACAGATAA
- a CDS encoding amidohydrolase family protein: MSITILKGDVVSAPALGQLDTTEQGYLVAEDGVIQGVFPALPERYAGAPVEDWGRALILQSLADLHLHAPQYPLMGTGMDLPLLEWLNAYAFPTEARYADPDYAREVYRLLSRDLAACGTTRVCMFSSLHTDATLILMEELEKAGITGFVGKVNMDRNSAPGLLQETTEESRRETLRWLEACQDFPHIKPILTPRFIPSCTDGLMTFLGKLAQERGLPAQSHLSENRAEMDWVRRLHPDCAQYWEAYAKYGLWNERTLMAHCVWSDQRERAAMRDSGVTMVHCPDSNLNLCSGFPQVQVMLREGVKVALGSDVAGGDRLSMFDAVAGAVRSSKARRMVDGADFLTVPEAWYLGTSAGAAYFGEAPGFAPGNALHAIVLSDDQLPQPHPLSLSERLERCVYRRQPGAIRAVWSAGRKIYEA; the protein is encoded by the coding sequence ATGTCAATCACCATTTTGAAGGGCGACGTGGTCTCCGCCCCCGCCCTGGGTCAGCTGGATACGACGGAGCAAGGCTATCTGGTAGCGGAGGACGGTGTGATCCAGGGTGTCTTCCCGGCGCTTCCGGAGCGCTACGCCGGCGCGCCGGTGGAGGACTGGGGCCGCGCGCTGATTCTCCAATCCCTGGCAGACCTGCACCTGCACGCGCCGCAATACCCGCTGATGGGCACAGGCATGGATCTGCCGCTTCTGGAGTGGTTAAACGCCTATGCCTTCCCCACCGAGGCCCGCTATGCCGACCCGGACTATGCCCGGGAGGTCTACCGCCTACTCTCCCGGGATTTGGCCGCCTGCGGCACCACACGGGTGTGCATGTTCTCCTCCCTCCACACCGACGCCACGCTCATTTTGATGGAAGAGCTGGAAAAGGCCGGCATCACCGGCTTCGTGGGAAAGGTGAACATGGACCGCAACAGCGCGCCGGGGCTTTTGCAGGAGACCACGGAGGAGTCCCGGAGGGAGACGCTGCGATGGCTGGAGGCCTGCCAGGATTTCCCCCATATCAAGCCAATTCTCACCCCCCGGTTTATCCCCTCCTGCACGGACGGGCTGATGACCTTTCTGGGGAAGCTCGCTCAGGAGCGGGGGCTGCCTGCCCAGTCCCACCTGTCGGAAAACCGGGCGGAGATGGACTGGGTCCGGCGGCTGCATCCGGACTGCGCCCAGTACTGGGAGGCCTACGCCAAGTACGGCCTCTGGAACGAGCGTACGCTGATGGCCCACTGTGTCTGGTCCGATCAGCGGGAGCGCGCCGCCATGCGGGACTCCGGCGTGACCATGGTTCACTGTCCTGACTCCAATTTGAATCTCTGCTCCGGGTTCCCCCAGGTGCAGGTCATGCTTCGGGAGGGGGTCAAGGTGGCCCTTGGCAGCGATGTGGCCGGCGGAGACCGGCTGAGCATGTTTGACGCGGTGGCAGGGGCCGTCCGCTCCTCCAAGGCCCGCCGGATGGTGGACGGCGCAGACTTTCTCACGGTGCCGGAGGCCTGGTACCTGGGGACCTCAGCCGGCGCCGCCTACTTTGGAGAGGCCCCGGGCTTCGCTCCCGGAAACGCCCTCCACGCTATTGTTCTTTCAGACGATCAGCTGCCGCAGCCCCACCCTCTGAGTCTTTCAGAACGGCTGGAACGGTGCGTGTACCGGCGTCAGCCAGGGGCCATCCGGGCCGTGTGGAGCGCAGGCAGGAAGATTTACGAGGCATAG
- the thiT gene encoding energy-coupled thiamine transporter ThiT — MNTKSHLRTRMLCEGALMVALAQILGYLKLAEAPNGGSITFAMFPIILFAVRWGLRPGLMAGFLFGLLQLIFDGAYAWGWQSMLLDYLVAFTPLGLAGLFRGKSWGLFAGTLAGCLARFAIHYISGVTVYKILAPTEFLNWTFSSPALYSLVYNGSYMLPNTIITLLISVVLYVPLKRFILGLDLK; from the coding sequence ATGAACACGAAATCTCATCTGCGCACCCGAATGCTGTGCGAGGGAGCCCTGATGGTGGCTCTGGCTCAAATTCTCGGCTATCTCAAGCTGGCAGAGGCGCCCAACGGCGGGTCCATCACCTTTGCCATGTTTCCGATCATCCTCTTTGCCGTGCGCTGGGGCCTGCGCCCCGGCCTGATGGCGGGCTTTCTCTTTGGTCTGTTACAGCTCATTTTCGACGGCGCCTACGCCTGGGGCTGGCAGTCCATGCTGCTGGATTACCTGGTGGCGTTCACCCCGCTGGGGCTGGCCGGGCTATTCCGCGGGAAATCCTGGGGGCTGTTTGCCGGCACGCTGGCAGGCTGCCTGGCCCGATTTGCCATCCATTATATCAGCGGCGTCACCGTTTACAAAATTCTAGCTCCCACGGAGTTCCTGAACTGGACCTTTTCCAGTCCGGCCCTGTATTCTCTGGTTTATAACGGCTCCTACATGCTGCCGAACACCATCATCACCCTGTTGATATCTGTGGTGCTGTATGTGCCGCTGAAACGATTTATTCTGGGTTTAGACCTGAAATAG
- a CDS encoding FUSC family protein, with protein MDIKKALARCVPKVGMRNIKTAIAAALCAVVYYAWGRSPAFACIGAIFGMGSDLSDSKLNGGNRLFGTVIGGLLGIALFRIYLIFYPDGRHSLLLVPLIFLGTVILIVLCQIFWVGGVQPGGVVLCIILFNTPADSYITYALSRMFDTGIGVLAALMVNSLFPGGFTFGAAERFCRNLRQKAAGSEELSEDAGALVVNQKS; from the coding sequence ATGGACATCAAAAAAGCCCTTGCCCGCTGTGTTCCCAAGGTGGGGATGCGCAATATCAAGACGGCGATTGCAGCTGCACTGTGTGCCGTGGTGTACTATGCCTGGGGCCGCAGTCCGGCCTTCGCCTGCATCGGCGCGATTTTTGGAATGGGGAGTGACCTCTCTGATTCTAAGCTGAATGGTGGAAACCGGCTTTTCGGCACGGTTATCGGCGGATTGCTGGGAATTGCGCTGTTTCGGATTTATTTGATTTTTTACCCGGATGGACGGCACTCCCTGCTGTTAGTGCCGCTGATCTTTCTTGGCACTGTCATTCTGATTGTGCTGTGCCAAATCTTTTGGGTGGGCGGTGTACAGCCCGGCGGCGTGGTCCTGTGCATCATCCTCTTCAATACACCGGCAGACAGCTATATCACCTATGCCCTCAGCCGCATGTTTGACACGGGCATCGGTGTGCTGGCGGCTTTGATGGTAAACAGCCTTTTTCCAGGAGGATTTACCTTTGGAGCCGCAGAGCGGTTTTGCAGAAATCTTCGTCAAAAGGCAGCCGGTTCAGAAGAACTGAGTGAGGACGCAGGCGCCCTCGTTGTCAATCAAAAAAGCTAA
- a CDS encoding ABC transporter ATP-binding protein — protein MAVLTCNQLTKQYGHVTALDGLSFSIEPGRIVGLLGPNGSGKTTLIKLANGLLTPTSGSLSICGVAPGRESHALVSYLPERTAIPTWMSAAQLLDFYQDFYKDFRREAAEEMLAHLNIPARLRIKQMSKGTREKVQLIMVMSRAAKLYLLDEPIGGVDPATRDYILSTIISNYNPEAAVVISTHLIADVEKVLDEVLFINQGHLVLQSSVDEIREEKGMSVDALFREVFKC, from the coding sequence ATGGCAGTTTTGACCTGTAATCAGCTGACCAAACAGTATGGCCACGTCACGGCGCTGGATGGGCTCAGCTTTTCCATAGAACCGGGACGGATTGTGGGTCTGCTGGGACCCAACGGCAGCGGGAAGACCACGCTCATTAAGCTGGCCAACGGCCTGCTGACGCCAACCTCCGGCAGCTTGAGCATCTGCGGCGTGGCGCCGGGCAGAGAAAGCCACGCGCTGGTCAGCTATCTGCCGGAGCGGACGGCGATCCCAACGTGGATGTCCGCGGCGCAGCTGCTGGACTTTTATCAGGACTTTTACAAGGACTTCCGCCGGGAGGCGGCGGAGGAGATGCTGGCCCATCTGAATATCCCGGCCCGCCTGCGGATCAAGCAGATGAGCAAGGGCACCCGGGAGAAGGTGCAGCTCATTATGGTCATGAGCCGTGCGGCAAAGCTGTATCTGCTGGATGAACCCATCGGCGGCGTGGACCCAGCCACCCGGGACTACATTCTCTCCACCATCATCAGCAACTATAACCCCGAAGCGGCAGTGGTGATCTCCACACACCTGATCGCGGATGTGGAAAAGGTGCTGGACGAGGTGTTGTTTATCAACCAGGGCCATCTGGTGCTGCAATCCTCCGTGGATGAAATCCGGGAGGAGAAGGGCATGAGTGTGGACGCGCTGTTCCGGGAGGTGTTTAAATGCTGA
- a CDS encoding DNA polymerase III subunit delta': protein MAALPRSNPAVIQIREAAGRGKLSHALLFTGPGDRLAAARFAAAALECTGQDKPCGVCPACRKVLSDIHPDVTAVRDEAHKNIAVDVVRGIRADAYIQPNEGLRKVYIFPDCALLTEQDQNVLLKIVEEGPPYAAFLFCAENPSQVLQTLRSRCVELKLPPQEQVDGESSALGEELCRCIARGRRGAVTELAVRLEKQRTDRDALASMLARGREIFAAALLSLYGREMEEKNREIAPVVAKNLTKAQIMSTIELLERYHGECAYNVGVGHVLGALAAELEGIL, encoded by the coding sequence ATGGCCGCCTTACCAAGATCAAATCCCGCGGTTATTCAGATTCGGGAGGCTGCGGGACGGGGAAAGCTGTCCCATGCGCTGCTGTTTACCGGGCCGGGGGACCGGCTTGCTGCCGCCCGCTTTGCCGCCGCAGCCTTGGAGTGCACTGGGCAGGACAAGCCCTGCGGCGTCTGTCCCGCCTGCCGGAAGGTGCTTTCGGACATCCATCCGGATGTGACCGCGGTCCGGGACGAGGCCCATAAAAATATCGCCGTGGACGTGGTACGCGGCATCCGGGCGGACGCCTACATCCAGCCCAACGAGGGGCTGCGGAAGGTTTACATCTTCCCGGACTGCGCCCTGCTGACGGAGCAGGACCAGAATGTACTGCTAAAAATCGTGGAGGAAGGGCCGCCCTACGCGGCGTTTTTGTTCTGCGCGGAGAACCCCAGCCAGGTACTGCAGACGCTGCGTTCCCGCTGTGTGGAGCTGAAGCTGCCGCCGCAGGAGCAGGTAGACGGGGAGTCCTCCGCGCTGGGGGAGGAGCTGTGCCGCTGCATTGCCAGGGGCCGGCGGGGGGCTGTGACTGAGCTGGCGGTGCGGCTGGAAAAGCAGCGGACGGACCGGGACGCTCTGGCATCCATGCTGGCCCGGGGACGGGAGATTTTTGCGGCGGCGCTGCTGTCGCTCTATGGGCGTGAGATGGAGGAAAAGAACCGGGAAATCGCGCCAGTTGTTGCGAAAAACTTGACAAAAGCCCAAATCATGTCCACAATAGAGCTGTTAGAACGGTATCACGGCGAATGCGCCTATAACGTTGGCGTGGGTCATGTGCTGGGCGCGCTTGCCGCGGAATTGGAGGGTATCCTTTGA
- a CDS encoding GntR family transcriptional regulator produces the protein MRWFFSNDAPIYTQLIEQIQVGIVTGVFPKGERLPSVRDLATEAGVNPNTMQRAMAELERDGLVYSQRTSGRFVTEDETMIQQAKRGLAERHIKTFVAAMVRLGFRREEMIALLRQETGEENDHGSFDL, from the coding sequence ATGCGGTGGTTCTTTTCAAATGACGCTCCGATCTACACACAGCTGATTGAGCAGATTCAAGTGGGGATTGTCACCGGGGTGTTCCCCAAAGGAGAGCGGCTGCCCTCGGTGCGGGACCTGGCGACAGAGGCCGGGGTAAATCCCAACACCATGCAGCGGGCGATGGCGGAGCTGGAGAGGGACGGCCTGGTATACAGCCAGCGGACCTCGGGCAGATTTGTGACGGAGGATGAGACCATGATTCAACAGGCGAAGCGCGGCCTTGCCGAGCGCCATATCAAAACCTTTGTGGCGGCGATGGTCCGGCTGGGCTTCCGGCGGGAGGAAATGATTGCCCTGCTGCGGCAGGAGACGGGAGAGGAGAATGACCATGGCAGTTTTGACCTGTAA